One genomic region from Leptolyngbyaceae cyanobacterium JSC-12 encodes:
- a CDS encoding quinolinate synthetase (IMG reference gene:2510094014~PFAM: Quinolinate synthetase A protein~TIGRFAM: quinolinate synthetase complex, A subunit) — translation MFTAALPTFNSSTLNPLPFDLFNAIRDLKRELNAVILAHYYQDPDIQDIADYIGDSLGLSRQAATTNADVIVFAGVHFMAETAKILNPDKLVLLPDLNAGCSLADSCPPNEFAKFKAAYPGHLVISYINCTAEIKAMSDIICTSSNAVQIVNQIPQNQPIIFAPDRNLGKYVMQQTGRNMVLWQGSCIVHETFSEKKIVQLKMQYPTAEAIAHPECEPAVLRHASYIGSTTALLKYVQQSPKHEFIVATEPGIIHQMQKAAPQKRFIPAPPINNCTCNQCPHMRLNTLEKLYFCLKNRIPEITMSEEIQLAALKPIQRMLEMSRGIGG, via the coding sequence TTGTTTACTGCTGCTCTCCCAACGTTCAACTCGTCTACCTTAAATCCGCTTCCCTTCGATCTGTTTAACGCGATTCGTGACTTGAAGCGTGAACTGAACGCAGTCATCCTGGCTCACTATTATCAAGATCCTGACATTCAAGATATAGCCGACTACATCGGCGATTCACTAGGGTTATCTCGCCAAGCCGCCACAACCAATGCTGATGTTATTGTGTTTGCGGGGGTGCATTTCATGGCAGAAACTGCCAAAATCTTAAATCCAGACAAGTTAGTACTGTTGCCGGATCTAAACGCGGGATGTTCACTGGCAGACAGTTGCCCACCCAATGAATTTGCCAAATTTAAGGCAGCTTATCCTGGACATTTGGTAATTTCTTACATAAATTGCACAGCAGAAATTAAAGCCATGAGTGACATTATCTGTACTAGCTCGAATGCAGTACAGATTGTGAACCAAATTCCCCAAAATCAACCCATCATATTCGCACCCGATCGCAACCTCGGCAAATACGTAATGCAGCAAACCGGACGCAATATGGTCTTGTGGCAGGGAAGCTGCATCGTACACGAAACCTTCTCAGAAAAGAAAATAGTACAGTTGAAGATGCAATACCCTACCGCAGAAGCGATCGCACATCCAGAATGTGAACCCGCCGTACTTCGCCATGCCAGCTACATCGGTTCCACGACTGCACTATTGAAATACGTGCAGCAAAGCCCCAAACATGAATTTATCGTGGCAACTGAACCCGGCATTATTCACCAGATGCAAAAAGCTGCACCGCAAAAACGCTTCATTCCAGCACCACCCATTAACAATTGCACCTGCAACCAATGTCCTCACATGCGGCTAAATACCCTGGAGAAACTATATTTTTGCCTGAAAAATCGTATTCCCGAAATCACAATGTCCGAGGAGATACAGTTAGCAGCCCTGAAACCAATTCAGCGAATGTTAGAGATGAGCCGCGGAATTGGAGGTTAG
- a CDS encoding putative low-complexity protein (IMG reference gene:2510094015~PFAM: Pentapeptide repeats (8 copies)), whose protein sequence is MCVLKSLLGFFLSLVLLLPFTSPVYAASSAAIRAYDDVEATTKDYSGQNLVRSEFGDSDLQGANFAGADLRGAVFNGAKLTNANLHGVDFSDGIAYITDFANADLSDAILNSAMLLKSSFKGANITGADFSDAAIDRAQVLALCQTASGTNPVTGVDTRESLGCR, encoded by the coding sequence ATGTGTGTACTTAAATCCCTTCTTGGCTTTTTCCTATCCCTTGTTTTACTACTGCCATTCACATCTCCAGTGTATGCCGCAAGTTCGGCAGCAATTCGTGCGTATGATGACGTAGAAGCAACCACTAAAGATTACTCTGGGCAAAACCTAGTGCGGTCGGAATTTGGTGACTCTGACTTACAGGGTGCCAACTTTGCAGGAGCCGATCTGCGTGGTGCGGTCTTTAATGGTGCAAAACTTACGAATGCCAACTTACATGGGGTTGATTTTAGCGACGGCATTGCTTATATTACTGACTTTGCCAATGCAGACCTGAGTGATGCCATTTTAAACTCTGCCATGTTGCTCAAGTCGAGCTTTAAGGGCGCAAACATTACTGGAGCCGATTTTAGTGATGCTGCAATTGATCGAGCACAAGTGTTGGCGCTCTGCCAAACTGCATCTGGCACCAATCCTGTGACTGGTGTGGATACACGTGAATCGCTGGGATGTAGATAG
- a CDS encoding putative Zn-dependent hydrolase of beta-lactamase fold (IMG reference gene:2510094016): MKRRGLMRYVGAGLLTALGMGVTSSLQSYQAQTGGSVTIQWLGHTCYLFTGGGAGRILVNPFRTIGCTAGYRLPRINADLVMISSQLLDEGAVEILPGNPKLLFEAGSYRIGGRQFQGIRTPHDLLDGKRFGINVAWRWKQGGIDILHLGGAAAPITPEQRILMGRPDLLLIPVGNGPKAYTPENAKAAIEVLNPKIVIPTHYRTQAARDACDLVPVDNFLSLMSGVPVRRVGNTVTLNPGSLPKSGMVIQVMSYPF, translated from the coding sequence ATGAAACGGCGTGGGTTGATGCGCTATGTGGGCGCGGGACTGTTGACAGCATTGGGCATGGGAGTTACTTCCAGTTTACAAAGCTACCAGGCACAAACAGGAGGCTCGGTCACTATTCAATGGTTAGGACATACCTGCTATTTGTTTACGGGTGGTGGGGCTGGTCGAATCTTAGTGAACCCGTTTCGTACAATTGGCTGCACGGCTGGTTATCGGTTGCCTCGCATTAATGCTGACTTGGTGATGATCAGCAGCCAGTTGTTAGATGAAGGAGCTGTTGAAATTTTGCCAGGGAACCCAAAACTGTTGTTTGAAGCTGGTTCTTACCGGATCGGTGGAAGACAGTTTCAAGGGATTCGGACTCCTCACGATTTGTTGGATGGCAAGCGGTTTGGTATTAATGTCGCTTGGAGGTGGAAGCAAGGGGGCATTGATATTTTGCATCTGGGGGGGGCTGCGGCACCCATCACACCAGAGCAGAGAATTTTGATGGGTCGCCCAGATTTGCTATTGATTCCGGTGGGTAACGGACCTAAAGCCTATACGCCTGAAAACGCAAAGGCCGCGATCGAGGTTTTAAATCCAAAGATTGTGATTCCTACTCACTATCGCACTCAAGCTGCAAGAGATGCTTGTGATTTAGTTCCAGTAGACAATTTTCTATCTCTGATGAGTGGGGTGCCTGTTCGCCGAGTTGGTAACACTGTGACATTAAATCCTGGAAGCCTACCGAAAAGCGGGATGGTGATTCAAGTGATGAGTTATCCATTTTAG
- a CDS encoding glutamine amidotransferase of anthranilate synthase or aminodeoxychorismate synthase (IMG reference gene:2510094017~PFAM: Glutamine amidotransferase class-I~TIGRFAM: glutamine amidotransferase of anthranilate synthase or aminodeoxychorismate synthase): MILVIDNYDSFTYNLVQYLGELGDEFPVAKTVEVYRNDQISLEQIRQLQPDGVVISPGPGCPDDAGISLQLIKELGASLPILGVCLGHQSIGQVFGGKIVRAPVPMHGKTSQVHHLGLGVFEGIDNPLTATRYHSLVIERQGLPDVLEVTAWVDDGTIMGVRHRQYPHIQGVQFHPESVLTPSGKELLRNFLRSIN; encoded by the coding sequence TTGATCCTCGTTATTGATAATTACGATAGCTTTACCTATAACCTGGTTCAGTATTTAGGAGAATTGGGAGACGAGTTTCCAGTTGCGAAAACGGTTGAAGTTTACCGCAATGACCAGATTTCTCTGGAGCAAATTCGTCAACTTCAACCAGATGGAGTTGTTATTTCTCCAGGTCCTGGATGTCCTGATGATGCAGGTATTTCGCTACAGTTAATCAAAGAATTAGGGGCAAGCTTGCCCATTCTGGGTGTGTGTTTAGGGCATCAAAGCATCGGACAGGTATTTGGTGGAAAAATTGTGCGTGCCCCGGTTCCTATGCATGGTAAGACTTCTCAAGTGCACCACCTGGGTTTGGGTGTTTTTGAAGGAATCGACAATCCATTGACCGCCACCCGCTATCATAGTCTGGTGATTGAACGGCAGGGGTTACCCGATGTTCTGGAGGTAACTGCTTGGGTAGATGATGGCACCATTATGGGTGTCAGGCATCGTCAGTATCCTCATATTCAGGGAGTGCAATTTCATCCTGAAAGTGTATTGACCCCATCAGGAAAGGAACTTCTGCGGAACTTTCTACGATCAATCAACTAA
- a CDS encoding diacylglycerol kinase (IMG reference gene:2510094018~PFAM: Prokaryotic diacylglycerol kinase) — protein sequence MFPGNKDSQRDLILSTVLQPMPSELQTPDPECPNGRVAPTMKVNRELAWRVAPTLFVSFKYAWAGVSYAFQTQRNFRIHVFLGVTALSLGVLLQLSAVEMAVIGLTVGAVLTMELLNTAIESVVDLTVKQNYHDLAKIAKDCAAAAVLISAFASVGVASSLLLPKLWMKLVLLLQATSL from the coding sequence ATGTTTCCCGGAAACAAGGATTCTCAGCGAGATCTAATACTTAGTACCGTATTGCAGCCTATGCCTTCCGAACTTCAAACTCCTGATCCCGAATGTCCTAATGGCAGGGTAGCACCAACGATGAAAGTCAATCGGGAATTAGCCTGGCGGGTTGCTCCAACCCTGTTTGTCAGCTTTAAATACGCCTGGGCAGGCGTCAGTTATGCTTTCCAGACGCAGCGAAATTTTCGCATTCATGTATTTTTGGGGGTGACGGCGCTTAGTCTGGGTGTTCTTTTACAGCTCTCGGCTGTTGAAATGGCGGTGATTGGGCTAACTGTGGGTGCAGTGCTAACGATGGAACTTTTGAATACTGCGATCGAGTCTGTGGTAGACCTTACGGTTAAACAGAACTACCACGATCTCGCCAAAATTGCCAAGGATTGTGCAGCAGCAGCAGTGCTGATTTCGGCGTTTGCATCGGTTGGGGTCGCAAGCTCACTCTTGTTGCCAAAACTCTGGATGAAGCTTGTACTGCTATTACAAGCCACCTCACTGTAA
- a CDS encoding metalloprotein, YbeY/UPF0054 family (IMG reference gene:2510094019~PFAM: Uncharacterized protein family UPF0054~TIGRFAM: metalloprotein, YbeY/UPF0054 family), producing MGIQVEVCVQDNGLSEDNIDPEVVQLAAEIGAKQWETWFQQWLEALQPNLSPIQSYELSLRLTSDREIQTLNAQYRHQDYPTDVLAFATLEIDCPQTDELQLTAPLYLGDIVISVDTAQKQAMAQGHPLITELTWLATHGLLHLLGWDHPDDETLAQMLAQQKALLNTVGLSISDS from the coding sequence ATGGGCATTCAGGTTGAGGTTTGTGTTCAGGACAATGGCTTGAGTGAAGATAATATTGACCCGGAAGTGGTGCAATTGGCTGCAGAGATTGGGGCTAAACAATGGGAAACTTGGTTTCAACAATGGCTCGAAGCGCTGCAACCGAACCTTTCTCCAATTCAATCCTATGAGTTGAGTTTGCGGCTCACGAGCGATCGCGAAATTCAAACGCTCAATGCTCAATACCGCCATCAAGATTACCCCACTGATGTGTTAGCCTTTGCGACACTCGAAATAGACTGTCCCCAGACAGATGAACTACAATTAACCGCGCCGCTATATTTGGGCGATATCGTAATCTCAGTGGATACTGCTCAGAAGCAGGCAATGGCTCAGGGACACCCCCTGATAACTGAATTAACATGGTTGGCGACTCATGGATTGCTGCATTTATTGGGATGGGATCATCCAGATGATGAAACCCTGGCTCAAATGTTGGCTCAACAAAAAGCTCTCTTGAATACGGTTGGTCTTTCAATCTCAGACAGTTAG
- a CDS encoding Protein of unknown function (DUF3285) (IMG reference gene:2510094020~PFAM: Protein of unknown function (DUF3285)), producing the protein MEAEKLSSTEESEAEIASVSTAAPSNEPKPSYVKLAMRNMVRKRGKSLQHFFLTTVGLLSILIGLSYLTR; encoded by the coding sequence ATGGAAGCTGAAAAACTCTCTTCAACGGAAGAATCAGAAGCAGAAATCGCCAGTGTTTCCACCGCTGCTCCTAGCAACGAGCCGAAACCTAGCTATGTCAAGCTGGCGATGCGAAATATGGTGCGTAAGCGGGGGAAATCCCTTCAACATTTCTTCTTAACGACGGTTGGCTTGCTATCGATTTTGATTGGTTTATCCTACCTGACTCGCTGA
- a CDS encoding FtsH-interacting integral membrane protein (IMG reference gene:2510094022~PFAM: Uncharacterised protein family UPF0005) produces MSNTSNFRQAVRKAQNQSIIGPNVIANALPFVGGGLLLTALGVYGGMGVLNNYPGVFIPSMWIAVIASLILYFVAINIAEKGNKGVALPLLATYSLLVGYTLTGLIFVALSTPNVGIAGIGFAALGCGITFIAGRQIGSNLSEKDGMALAKTVQIGIIALFVVLIAQLLFAVFGIFTPTFLEIAISGIGVVLFVGAAVVDFFVLPRTYRDDQYLPAALSMYLTYINLFVFILRLLIALNSRD; encoded by the coding sequence GTGAGTAATACCAGTAACTTCAGGCAAGCGGTTCGTAAGGCTCAAAACCAGTCAATTATTGGACCGAATGTCATTGCGAATGCGCTTCCTTTCGTCGGTGGTGGGTTGCTCCTGACAGCACTCGGCGTTTATGGCGGTATGGGAGTTCTCAACAACTACCCTGGCGTCTTTATTCCCTCTATGTGGATTGCCGTAATTGCTTCACTTATTCTCTACTTTGTAGCGATTAATATTGCTGAAAAAGGGAATAAGGGCGTTGCATTGCCTCTACTAGCAACTTATAGTCTGCTGGTTGGGTACACTCTGACTGGGTTGATTTTTGTGGCATTGAGCACCCCAAATGTAGGAATTGCAGGCATTGGCTTTGCAGCGCTAGGTTGTGGCATCACATTCATTGCAGGTCGCCAAATTGGCTCCAACTTGTCTGAAAAAGATGGCATGGCACTTGCCAAAACAGTTCAGATTGGGATTATTGCTCTATTCGTTGTTCTGATTGCTCAACTGTTGTTTGCTGTCTTCGGCATTTTTACTCCCACTTTCCTGGAAATCGCTATCTCAGGTATTGGAGTTGTTTTATTTGTGGGTGCTGCCGTTGTGGACTTTTTTGTATTGCCACGTACCTATCGGGATGACCAATACCTGCCTGCGGCTCTTTCGATGTACCTGACATACATCAATCTGTTTGTCTTTATTCTGCGACTGTTGATTGCGCTTAATAGTCGTGATTAG
- a CDS encoding RNA polymerase sigma factor, sigma-70 family (IMG reference gene:2510094023~PFAM: Sigma-70, region 4; Sigma-70 region 3; Sigma-70 region 2~TIGRFAM: RNA polymerase sigma factor, sigma-70 family), which produces MMATQTNVRSRGMELLIAYHQNPSVRLRNQLVQLNAGLVRKIAHRVSHQCAEPYEDLEQIGYLGLIRAIERFNPNQGCAFSSFAVPYIRGEMLHFLRDRSSTVKIPRRWQQLNKAGQKVREELAEAFGRQPSDEEIAERLGVTVTEWRESKLATKNRLPLSLDATISQQIDSPMTLGDTLPDSRYQNLQMLEEDRQQIQRALSQLEEKTRQAIEFVFIKDLSRKEVAERIGVSPMTVTRRLHRGIQQMVTCLQPQVLQTDP; this is translated from the coding sequence ATGATGGCGACTCAAACCAACGTACGTTCCCGTGGCATGGAGCTACTGATTGCATATCACCAAAATCCTTCGGTTCGACTCCGAAACCAATTAGTTCAACTAAACGCGGGATTAGTTAGAAAAATTGCTCATCGAGTAAGTCATCAGTGTGCTGAACCCTACGAAGATCTCGAACAAATTGGGTATTTAGGGTTGATTCGAGCCATTGAACGGTTTAATCCAAATCAGGGGTGTGCATTTAGTTCCTTTGCGGTTCCTTACATTCGTGGTGAGATGTTGCATTTCTTACGCGATCGCAGCTCTACTGTTAAGATTCCCCGACGCTGGCAACAGCTCAACAAAGCCGGACAAAAAGTTCGAGAAGAACTAGCAGAAGCGTTTGGTCGTCAACCCAGCGATGAAGAAATTGCAGAACGGTTGGGTGTCACCGTGACCGAATGGCGCGAAAGTAAGCTAGCGACCAAGAACCGCTTACCGCTGAGTCTGGATGCAACCATCAGCCAGCAGATTGATTCTCCCATGACACTGGGTGATACGCTTCCTGACTCTCGCTACCAGAATCTGCAGATGTTGGAAGAAGATCGGCAACAGATTCAGCGGGCACTGAGCCAGTTAGAAGAGAAAACCCGTCAGGCGATCGAGTTCGTGTTTATCAAAGATCTGTCGCGCAAAGAAGTTGCCGAGCGAATCGGTGTCAGCCCCATGACAGTCACCCGTCGTCTGCATCGCGGCATACAGCAGATGGTTACTTGTCTACAACCTCAGGTTCTGCAAACAGATCCTTAA
- a CDS encoding 4-hydroxybenzoate solanesyltransferase (IMG reference gene:2510094024~PFAM: UbiA prenyltransferase family~TIGRFAM: 4-hydroxybenzoate polyprenyl transferase, proteobacterial) has product MLTPSEPPEPTWITVLRLLRWDKPAGRLILMIPALWSVVLASGGAPPLSLIGVIVLGTLATSAAGCVVNDLWDRDIDPKVQRTRTRPLASRALSVQVGIVVAIIAFVCAWILSTYLNPLTFWLCVAAVPVIVLYPLAKRVFPIPQLVLAIAWGFAVLISWSAVSCGAMPAPTPCLGTATWLLWGATVLWTLGFDTVYAMSDREDDRRIGVNSSALFFGNNASHAVGLFFLGAFVLLAATAAMLQLNWEFWLTLILAGGIWAWQYVHLCQRTIPHSTYGQLFRQNVWIGFILLTGMILGSW; this is encoded by the coding sequence ATGCTGACTCCTTCTGAACCTCCCGAACCAACCTGGATAACGGTTCTGCGCCTGTTGCGATGGGATAAACCTGCTGGGCGGTTGATTCTCATGATTCCAGCGCTATGGTCAGTTGTTTTAGCATCTGGCGGAGCACCGCCCCTATCATTGATCGGAGTTATCGTGTTGGGTACGCTGGCAACCAGTGCAGCTGGATGTGTCGTGAATGATTTGTGGGATCGAGACATTGATCCCAAAGTGCAACGCACCCGCACCCGTCCTCTGGCATCCCGAGCATTGTCCGTGCAGGTGGGGATTGTGGTCGCAATCATTGCCTTTGTCTGTGCCTGGATCTTATCTACCTACTTAAATCCGCTCACATTCTGGCTGTGTGTAGCGGCTGTACCTGTGATTGTGCTGTACCCGCTGGCAAAGCGAGTGTTTCCTATTCCACAGTTAGTCTTGGCGATCGCCTGGGGGTTTGCCGTTCTAATTAGTTGGAGCGCAGTAAGTTGTGGCGCAATGCCCGCACCTACTCCTTGCCTGGGTACAGCAACTTGGCTTTTATGGGGGGCAACTGTTCTGTGGACTCTGGGCTTCGACACTGTGTATGCCATGTCTGATCGAGAGGACGATCGCCGCATTGGAGTGAACTCCAGCGCCCTCTTTTTTGGCAACAATGCATCTCACGCAGTGGGATTATTCTTCCTCGGCGCATTTGTTCTCTTAGCTGCTACAGCCGCTATGTTGCAACTAAACTGGGAATTTTGGTTGACCCTTATCCTTGCTGGAGGTATTTGGGCTTGGCAATACGTTCATCTCTGCCAGCGCACCATTCCCCACAGTACCTATGGTCAACTGTTTCGGCAAAATGTTTGGATTGGCTTCATTTTGCTCACAGGCATGATTTTGGGTTCCTGGTAA
- a CDS encoding hypothetical protein (IMG reference gene:2510094025): MKRPCLVITLSASLLGLVGCSSYFLHIPRPTQGESASTLSPDEHFQSARQLAWEAAVLVQHPPHPDSTWQEARVKWRQAIRHLKAIPSDQPISARAKQKLAEYEKKYSVITQRLTDETVATDLFEQAQTAAWQAAVTVQNPPHALTVWQRAAERWERAIRLLEKVPTFTTVSGEAEKKLQIYRNNYQAIAQRIEAEKTFLAAVAQFSATVTQLNMLQTQAVTGKSENPIGLNYEEYQSMVRSLQVALKEIETLPTAKSNPAYTEMKTAIADYEFALNIWQTYLRHKQANADWLQNGDFFNQRVPLSLIDSDRLLQRYNVKIIPSSETAKVPLKSTVWAVWDKANEHARSAQQIASRSR; this comes from the coding sequence ATGAAACGACCTTGTCTGGTGATAACTCTCTCTGCTAGCCTGCTGGGGTTGGTAGGTTGTTCTTCCTATTTCTTGCATATACCGCGCCCAACGCAAGGTGAATCGGCATCTACTCTGTCTCCAGATGAACACTTCCAATCAGCACGTCAGTTGGCGTGGGAGGCAGCCGTATTAGTACAGCATCCTCCCCATCCAGACAGTACCTGGCAAGAAGCAAGAGTCAAATGGCGACAGGCAATTCGCCATTTGAAGGCAATTCCATCTGACCAACCAATTTCGGCTAGGGCTAAACAGAAGTTAGCTGAATATGAGAAAAAATATAGTGTTATTACTCAACGGTTAACGGATGAGACAGTAGCAACAGACCTGTTTGAGCAGGCGCAGACCGCTGCTTGGCAGGCAGCAGTTACTGTTCAAAATCCTCCTCATGCTCTGACTGTCTGGCAGCGGGCGGCTGAACGATGGGAGCGAGCTATTCGCCTTTTGGAAAAAGTTCCCACCTTCACCACTGTTTCTGGAGAAGCAGAGAAAAAGTTGCAAATCTACCGCAACAACTATCAAGCGATTGCCCAACGGATTGAGGCAGAGAAAACTTTTTTGGCAGCCGTAGCGCAATTTTCAGCTACCGTTACCCAGTTGAACATGCTCCAGACTCAGGCAGTTACCGGCAAAAGTGAAAATCCGATTGGCCTGAATTATGAAGAGTATCAGAGCATGGTGCGATCGCTGCAAGTCGCGCTCAAGGAGATTGAAACGTTGCCTACAGCAAAATCCAATCCCGCGTATACCGAGATGAAGACCGCGATCGCTGATTATGAATTTGCGCTGAACATTTGGCAAACTTACTTACGGCATAAACAAGCCAATGCAGATTGGTTACAAAATGGCGATTTTTTCAATCAACGCGTACCGCTGTCGCTGATTGATAGCGATCGCTTACTGCAGCGGTACAACGTAAAAATTATCCCTTCCTCGGAGACCGCGAAAGTCCCTCTCAAATCTACCGTTTGGGCAGTGTGGGACAAAGCCAACGAGCATGCACGGAGCGCTCAACAAATAGCATCCAGGTCGCGGTAG
- a CDS encoding phosphoribosylaminoimidazole-succinocarboxamide synthase (IMG reference gene:2510094026~PFAM: SAICAR synthetase~TIGRFAM: phosphoribosylaminoimidazole-succinocarboxamide synthase) has translation MSSRVKLYEGKAKILYSTDDPGILLTYFKDDATAFNAQKRGSIQGKGAANCAIASHLFQQLEAKGIPTHFIDQPSPNEMRVKAVKIVPLEVVVRNIAAGSLCKQTGLALGTLIQPPLVEFYYKNDELGDPLLTRDRLFLLNLASPEQVEQLQAMALKINEILTEFFQTCGITLVDFKLEFGLDQNQQIILADEISPDTCRLWNQAETDPTRRVMDKDRFRHDMGGVESAYQQVLERVLSTSREQT, from the coding sequence ATGAGCTCTCGCGTAAAACTCTACGAAGGCAAAGCCAAAATTCTCTATTCTACGGACGATCCGGGGATCCTTTTAACCTACTTTAAGGACGACGCTACAGCATTTAATGCCCAGAAACGTGGTTCGATTCAAGGCAAAGGAGCGGCAAACTGCGCGATCGCCAGCCATTTATTTCAACAGCTAGAAGCGAAGGGAATTCCAACCCATTTCATTGACCAACCCAGCCCCAACGAGATGCGGGTCAAAGCTGTGAAAATTGTGCCGTTAGAAGTGGTTGTCCGCAATATTGCGGCTGGCAGTTTATGTAAACAAACAGGATTGGCATTAGGAACTCTTATTCAACCACCCCTTGTAGAGTTTTACTACAAAAATGATGAACTGGGCGATCCCTTGCTGACCCGCGATCGCTTATTTCTCCTCAACCTTGCCTCCCCAGAACAGGTTGAGCAACTGCAAGCAATGGCACTCAAAATTAATGAGATTTTGACCGAATTCTTCCAGACTTGTGGGATTACCCTGGTTGATTTCAAGCTGGAATTTGGCTTGGATCAAAATCAGCAGATTATTCTGGCAGATGAAATTAGTCCTGATACCTGTCGGCTATGGAATCAGGCAGAAACTGATCCCACTCGTCGTGTGATGGATAAAGACCGATTTCGGCATGACATGGGCGGGGTGGAATCAGCCTATCAGCAAGTCCTGGAAAGAGTTTTGTCAACTTCTAGGGAACAGACCTGA